A genomic window from Vitis riparia cultivar Riparia Gloire de Montpellier isolate 1030 chromosome 16, EGFV_Vit.rip_1.0, whole genome shotgun sequence includes:
- the LOC117933981 gene encoding 21 kDa protein-like, protein METPPCTRFLSALLFSLAFTSINLISAARPATNKASTEFIRTACGTTTYPQLCFTSLAAHASVIQTNPKLLASTALSVTLSTARSTSSDMSTLLKRHGLTPREVSAMRDCVEELSDSVDQLKKSMGEMSQIKSSNFGLMINDIQTWVSAALTDEDTCANGFTENAMTENVRTVVNARIVNIAHMTSNALALINSYASLHH, encoded by the coding sequence ATGGAAACCCCACCTTGCACTCGTTTCCTTTCAGCCCTTCTCTTTTCTCTAGCCTTCACTTCGATAAACTTAATCTCAGCAGCCAGGCCTGCCACCAACAAAGCCAGCACCGAGTTTATTAGAACTGCTTGTGGTACAACAACTTATCCACAGCTTTGCTTCACTTCCCTCGCTGCTCATGCCAGTGTAATACAAACAAACCCGAAACTTCTTGCAAGCACCGCTCTCTCTGTGACGCTCTCAACAGCACGGTCAACATCATCTGATATGTCTACTCTGCTGAAAAGACATGGCCTGACGCCTAGAGAGGTTTCAGCCATGCGGGACTGTGTGGAAGAGTTAAGTGACTCTGTGGACCAGCTTAAAAAATCCATGGGGGAGATGAGCCAAATAAAAAGCTCCAATTTTGGGCTCATGATCAATGACATACAAACTTGGGTTAGTGCTGCTTTGACGGATGAGGACACCTGTGCTAACGGGTTTACGGAAAATGCCATGACCGAGAATGTCAGGACTGTCGTGAACGCTCGCATAGTAAATATTGCACATATGACTAGCAATGCCTTGGCTTTGATCAATAGTTATGCTTCCCTCCACCATTAG